The Solea senegalensis isolate Sse05_10M linkage group LG4, IFAPA_SoseM_1, whole genome shotgun sequence genome includes a region encoding these proteins:
- the rpl29 gene encoding 60S ribosomal protein L29 — protein sequence MAKSKNHTTHNQSRKAHRNGIKKPGTNRYESLKGVDPKFLRNMRFAKKHNKKGLKAARKAAVQKAATQAPK from the exons ATGGCGAAGTCTAAGAACCACACAACTCACAACCAGT CTCGTAAGGCCCACAGGAATGGCATCAAGAAGCCCGGAACTAATCGCTATGAGTCATTGAAGGGG GTGGACCCTAAATTCCTGAGGAACATGCGCTTTGCCAAGAAGCACAACAAGAAAGGCTTGAAGGCCGCACGGAAGGCAGCCGTACAGAAGGCAGCCACACAAGCACCGAAATAG